A part of Chitinimonas koreensis genomic DNA contains:
- a CDS encoding tetracycline resistance MFS efflux pump, translating into MLGTLLKKDRQASQAFILITVFLDVLGIGLIIPVLPALVGQFTASPEQQAHWYGLLAAMYGVMQFFCTPVLGALSDRFGRRPVLLLSILGLGISLLVQAMASSLLVLLLIRIVSGGTASSFSVANAYMADITTPEQRGKAFGLLGAAFGMGFIFGPMLGGLLGGHDVRLPFFVAAGMAMLNWLYGYFVLPESLPRERRSPFSLRRANPFSALAHLGRLHGVGGLVTVYALMVFGQIILQTTWVLYTGFRFGWTPTDNGIALFVVGLVGVVVQGGLQGRLLHVFGERRLVLLGILSATLAYLLYGSITVGWMMYLVIFANFLSFAAGPALQAIVSKAAGPAEQGLVQGSLNAINSLAIIFGPLAGTAILARVAHLPPQDWRMGATFYACAVLQALALLMAWLHFRQPAARCAEAGATE; encoded by the coding sequence ATGCTCGGCACGCTGTTGAAGAAGGATCGCCAGGCCAGCCAGGCCTTCATCCTGATCACGGTCTTCCTCGACGTGCTCGGCATCGGGCTCATCATTCCGGTGCTGCCGGCGCTGGTCGGCCAGTTCACCGCCAGCCCCGAGCAGCAGGCGCACTGGTATGGCCTCCTGGCCGCCATGTACGGCGTGATGCAGTTCTTCTGCACCCCGGTGCTCGGTGCGCTGAGCGATCGCTTCGGCCGCCGGCCGGTGCTGCTGCTGTCCATCCTCGGCCTCGGCATCAGCCTGCTGGTGCAGGCGATGGCCAGCTCGCTGCTGGTGCTGCTGCTGATCCGCATCGTCAGCGGCGGCACCGCGTCGAGCTTCTCGGTGGCCAATGCCTACATGGCCGACATCACCACGCCCGAGCAGCGCGGCAAGGCCTTCGGCCTGCTCGGCGCGGCCTTCGGCATGGGCTTCATCTTCGGCCCGATGCTGGGCGGCCTGCTCGGCGGCCACGACGTGCGGCTGCCGTTCTTCGTCGCCGCCGGCATGGCCATGCTCAACTGGCTGTACGGCTACTTCGTGCTGCCCGAATCGCTGCCGCGCGAGCGCCGCTCGCCGTTCTCGCTGCGCCGCGCCAATCCGTTTTCGGCGCTGGCCCACCTGGGCCGCCTGCACGGCGTGGGCGGCCTGGTCACGGTCTACGCGCTGATGGTGTTCGGCCAGATCATCCTGCAGACCACCTGGGTGCTCTACACCGGCTTCCGCTTCGGCTGGACGCCGACCGACAACGGCATCGCGCTGTTCGTGGTCGGCCTGGTCGGCGTGGTGGTGCAGGGCGGCCTGCAGGGCCGGCTGCTGCACGTCTTCGGCGAGCGGCGGCTGGTGCTGCTGGGCATCCTGTCGGCCACCCTGGCCTACCTGCTGTACGGCTCGATCACGGTGGGCTGGATGATGTACCTGGTCATCTTCGCCAACTTCCTGTCCTTCGCCGCCGGGCCGGCGCTGCAGGCCATCGTCTCCAAGGCGGCCGGGCCCGCCGAGCAGGGCCTGGTGCAGGGCTCGCTCAACGCCATCAACAGCCTGGCCATCATCTTCGGCCCGCTGGCCGGTACCGCCATCCTGGCCCGCGTCGCCCACCTGCCGCCGCAGGACTGGCGCATGGGCGCGACCTTCTATGCCTGCGCCGTGCTGCAGGCGCTGGCGCTGCTGATGGCCTGGCTGCATTTCCGCCAGCCGGCCGCGCGCTGCGCCGAAGCCGGCGCCACCGAATAA
- a CDS encoding acyltransferase family protein codes for MNRVAGLDTLRALAIAWVMLFHAQIAGLGTPALAVSRMGWMGVDLFFVLSGYLIASQWFAQSGDGSPPLLDFYRRRAWRVLPAYAVVLALYFVLPGLRETPQIQPAWQFLTFTENLFIDYYDAKAFSHVWSLCVEEWFYLLFPLLALPLLRRPSMRSAVGACLAIAAAGMAWRGYVWLHDLAPLQGVGDGVGNFFQRYMERIYYPTWCRLDGLLAGVALAMLQAFRPAAWAWLMRRSGWLLLAGGAIAGSAIALFQDRFALLPTVFGYPLLALGLAAVVAAAADPASLLGRLRIPGAGLLATLAYSLYLSHKAVYHLVQQHYGDALAGHGLLAFAVYGGAALAVGGLLHFGVERPGLRMRDRRRRAAAVAAKPAAAMV; via the coding sequence ATGAACCGCGTCGCCGGCCTCGACACCCTGCGGGCCCTCGCCATCGCCTGGGTGATGCTGTTCCACGCCCAGATCGCCGGCCTCGGCACGCCGGCGCTGGCGGTCAGCCGCATGGGCTGGATGGGCGTCGACCTGTTCTTCGTGCTCAGCGGCTACCTGATCGCCAGCCAGTGGTTCGCCCAATCCGGCGACGGCAGTCCGCCGCTGCTCGATTTCTACCGCCGCCGCGCCTGGCGCGTGCTGCCGGCCTACGCGGTGGTGCTGGCGCTGTACTTCGTCCTGCCGGGCCTGCGCGAGACGCCGCAGATCCAGCCGGCGTGGCAGTTCCTCACCTTCACCGAGAACCTCTTCATCGACTACTACGACGCCAAGGCCTTCTCCCACGTCTGGTCGCTGTGCGTCGAGGAATGGTTCTACCTGTTGTTCCCGCTGCTGGCGCTGCCGCTGCTGCGGCGCCCGTCGATGCGCAGCGCGGTCGGCGCCTGCCTCGCCATCGCGGCCGCCGGCATGGCCTGGCGCGGCTACGTCTGGCTGCACGACCTGGCGCCGCTGCAGGGCGTCGGGGACGGCGTGGGCAACTTCTTCCAGCGCTATATGGAGCGCATCTACTACCCGACCTGGTGCCGGCTCGACGGCCTGCTGGCCGGCGTCGCGCTGGCCATGCTGCAAGCCTTCCGACCCGCCGCCTGGGCCTGGCTGATGCGCCGCAGCGGCTGGCTGCTGCTGGCCGGCGGCGCGATCGCCGGCAGTGCGATCGCGCTGTTCCAGGATCGCTTCGCGCTCCTGCCGACCGTGTTCGGCTACCCCTTGCTGGCCTTGGGCCTGGCCGCCGTCGTGGCCGCCGCGGCCGACCCGGCCAGCCTGCTCGGCCGCCTGCGCATCCCCGGCGCCGGCCTGCTGGCCACGCTGGCCTACAGCCTCTACCTGAGCCACAAGGCGGTCTACCACCTGGTGCAGCAGCACTACGGCGACGCGCTGGCCGGGCACGGCCTGCTGGCCTTCGCGGTCTATGGCGGCGCGGCGCTGGCGGTCGGCGGCCTGCTCCATTTCGGCGTCGAGCGGCCCGGCCTGCGAATGCGCGATCGTCGCCGCAGGGCTGCGGCGGTCGCGGCCAAGCCGGCCGCCGCCATGGTATAA
- the ispD gene encoding 2-C-methyl-D-erythritol 4-phosphate cytidylyltransferase, with translation MSRFVALVPAAGSGSRMGSALPKQYLPLRGEPLLRHTLRALAAADAVERVVLVLSPDDDRFDAAMAAGLAKLEVLRCGGASRAETVRNGLEALAATLDADDWVLVHDAARPCLDPAEVGRLIAELRGDAVGGLLALPLADTLKRVGDGGRVAATVPRGGLWRAQTPQMFRHGLLRQALGRAADDGVTDEASAIEALGLAPRLVAGSERNIKVTYPDDLALAGLYLDARNAQ, from the coding sequence ATGAGCCGTTTCGTCGCCCTGGTGCCGGCGGCCGGCAGCGGCAGCCGCATGGGCAGCGCGCTGCCCAAGCAATACCTGCCGCTGCGCGGCGAGCCGCTGCTGCGCCACACGCTGCGCGCGCTGGCCGCGGCCGATGCGGTCGAGCGGGTGGTGCTGGTGCTGTCGCCCGACGACGACCGTTTCGACGCCGCGATGGCCGCGGGCCTGGCCAAGCTCGAGGTATTGCGCTGCGGCGGCGCCAGCCGGGCCGAGACGGTGCGCAACGGCCTCGAGGCGCTGGCGGCCACGCTCGATGCCGACGACTGGGTATTGGTGCACGACGCGGCGCGGCCCTGCCTCGACCCGGCCGAGGTCGGGCGGCTGATCGCCGAGCTGCGCGGCGACGCGGTCGGCGGGCTGCTGGCGCTGCCGCTGGCCGATACCCTCAAGCGCGTCGGCGACGGCGGCCGGGTGGCCGCCACCGTGCCGCGCGGCGGGTTGTGGCGCGCGCAGACGCCGCAGATGTTCCGCCACGGCCTGCTGCGCCAGGCGCTGGGCCGCGCGGCCGACGACGGCGTGACCGACGAGGCCAGCGCGATCGAGGCGCTGGGCCTGGCGCCGCGGCTGGTGGCCGGCAGCGAGCGCAACATCAAGGTGACCTATCCCGACGACCTGGCGCTGGCCGGGCTCTATCTCGACGCAAGGAACGCGCAATGA
- the rnhA gene encoding ribonuclease HI, with protein MSESEDIVVAYTDGACKGNPGPGGWGALLVYKGQEKELYGGERDTTNNRMELMAVIMALEALTRPCEVRVWLDSQYVKNGIESWIHGWKRNGWKTADKKPVKNAELWQRLDAARGKHRVQWSWVKGHAGHAGNERADALANRGVASLR; from the coding sequence ATGAGCGAGAGCGAGGACATCGTGGTGGCCTATACCGACGGCGCCTGCAAGGGCAACCCCGGCCCCGGCGGCTGGGGGGCGCTGCTGGTCTACAAGGGCCAGGAGAAGGAGCTCTACGGCGGCGAGCGCGACACCACCAACAACCGGATGGAGCTGATGGCGGTGATCATGGCGCTCGAAGCGTTGACGCGGCCGTGCGAAGTCCGGGTCTGGCTCGATTCGCAGTACGTCAAGAACGGCATCGAGAGCTGGATCCACGGCTGGAAGCGCAACGGCTGGAAGACCGCCGACAAGAAGCCGGTGAAGAACGCCGAGCTGTGGCAGCGGCTCGACGCCGCGCGCGGCAAGCACCGGGTGCAGTGGTCCTGGGTCAAGGGCCATGCCGGCCATGCCGGCAACGAGCGGGCCGATGCGCTGGCCAACCGTGGCGTGGCGAGCCTGCGCTGA
- a CDS encoding DMT family transporter, translated as MNRPTAYGCLALSMALVGSYVALSRPLTAALPVFLLAWLRFGIGGLAMLHWLKKPAGEAPMTNHTRRLVFLESLIGNFLFSICMLFGVSLTSAVSAGVVMAAIPAAVAFLSWLVLRERIAPRIWGAIGCAMLGIGLLAVARPAHAPASAAGHQAWLGNLLVFGAVLCEAAYAVIGKKLTDALSPRRITALINLWGFALMTPFGLYQAWGFDFAAVAPATWLLLVFYALAASVWTVWLWMTGLERVPASQGGVFTVMLPVSAALVGVLLLGETLDGLHLLAFAVALLGVLLATLPVRRPAAVAAATR; from the coding sequence ATGAATCGTCCCACCGCATACGGCTGCCTGGCCCTCAGCATGGCGCTGGTCGGCAGCTACGTCGCGCTGTCGCGGCCGCTCACCGCCGCGCTGCCGGTGTTCCTGCTGGCCTGGCTGCGCTTCGGCATCGGCGGCCTGGCCATGCTGCACTGGCTGAAGAAGCCGGCCGGCGAGGCGCCGATGACCAACCACACGCGCCGGCTGGTCTTCCTCGAGTCGCTGATCGGCAATTTCCTGTTCTCGATCTGCATGCTGTTCGGCGTCAGCCTGACCAGCGCGGTGTCGGCCGGCGTGGTGATGGCGGCGATCCCGGCCGCGGTGGCCTTCCTGAGCTGGCTGGTGCTGCGCGAGCGCATCGCGCCGCGCATCTGGGGCGCGATCGGCTGCGCCATGCTCGGCATCGGCCTCCTGGCCGTGGCGCGGCCGGCCCATGCCCCGGCGTCGGCGGCCGGCCACCAGGCCTGGCTCGGCAACCTGCTGGTGTTCGGCGCGGTGCTGTGCGAGGCCGCCTACGCGGTGATCGGCAAGAAGCTGACCGATGCGCTGAGCCCGCGCCGCATCACCGCGCTGATCAATCTGTGGGGCTTCGCGCTGATGACGCCGTTCGGGCTCTACCAGGCCTGGGGCTTCGATTTCGCCGCGGTGGCGCCGGCCACCTGGCTGTTGCTGGTGTTCTACGCGCTGGCGGCCAGCGTCTGGACGGTCTGGCTGTGGATGACCGGCCTCGAGCGCGTGCCGGCCAGCCAGGGCGGCGTGTTCACCGTGATGCTGCCGGTGTCGGCCGCGCTGGTCGGCGTGCTGCTGCTGGGCGAGACGCTGGACGGCCTGCACCTGCTGGCCTTCGCGGTGGCGCTGCTCGGCGTGCTGCTGGCGACGCTGCCGGTGCGCCGGCCGGCCGCCGTCGCCGCGGCGACGCGCTGA
- the dnaQ gene encoding DNA polymerase III subunit epsilon: protein MRQIILDTETTGLRVEDGNRILEIAAVEMVNRKLSPPDRHLHRYINPERDSEEGALNVHGLSTEFLADKPKFADIVDDFLEFVRGAELIIHNAPFDVGFLDMELARLGRGKLRDYVSGVIDTLKEAKELFPGKRNNLDALCDRYEIDRSARTLHGALIDCELLAEVYLAMTRGQDSLLIDFAGADETAGGAELAATRGARGPLKVLRATAEEIAAHESYLDGLDKAVKGTSLWRTLEPKAVAPAEAQPA, encoded by the coding sequence ATGCGCCAGATCATCCTCGATACCGAAACCACCGGCCTGCGCGTCGAAGACGGCAACCGCATCCTCGAAATCGCCGCCGTCGAGATGGTGAACCGCAAGCTGTCGCCGCCCGACCGCCACCTGCACCGCTACATCAATCCCGAGCGCGATTCGGAAGAGGGCGCGCTCAACGTGCACGGCCTGTCGACCGAGTTCCTGGCCGACAAGCCCAAGTTCGCCGACATCGTGGACGACTTCCTCGAATTCGTGCGTGGCGCCGAGCTGATCATCCACAACGCGCCGTTCGACGTCGGCTTCCTCGACATGGAGCTGGCCAGGCTCGGTCGCGGCAAGCTGCGCGACTACGTCAGCGGCGTGATCGACACGCTGAAGGAAGCCAAGGAGCTGTTCCCCGGCAAGCGCAACAACCTCGACGCGCTGTGCGACCGCTACGAGATCGACCGCAGCGCCCGGACGCTGCACGGCGCGCTGATCGACTGCGAGCTCCTGGCCGAGGTCTACCTGGCGATGACGCGCGGCCAGGACAGCCTGCTGATCGATTTCGCCGGTGCCGACGAGACGGCCGGCGGCGCCGAGCTGGCCGCCACGCGCGGCGCGCGCGGGCCGCTCAAGGTGCTGCGCGCCACGGCCGAAGAGATCGCCGCGCACGAGAGCTATCTCGACGGCCTGGACAAGGCGGTCAAGGGCACCAGCCTGTGGCGCACGCTCGAACCCAAGGCCGTGGCGCCGGCCGAGGCCCAGCCGGCATGA
- a CDS encoding GNAT family N-acetyltransferase yields MSAANAVLTTGRLTLEPLTAAHAAALFEGLSAPSLYQFIPQNPPASLEALQARYQRLESRSSPDGAEWWLNWAIRLGTDGDYVGLIEATVDEDNVASMAWYVFPARQRQGYAKEAALRLREHLADAFMAEAFKVFIDTRNQASIALVESLGFKREALLPNADNFKGSKSDEYRYGYKPGGAAKPAAKSAAKPATRKVRR; encoded by the coding sequence ATGAGCGCTGCGAACGCCGTACTCACCACCGGGCGCTTGACGCTGGAACCCCTGACCGCCGCACATGCGGCGGCCCTGTTCGAAGGCCTCAGCGCGCCTTCGCTCTATCAATTCATCCCGCAGAACCCGCCGGCCTCGCTCGAGGCGCTGCAGGCCCGCTACCAGCGGCTCGAGAGCCGCAGCTCGCCCGACGGCGCCGAGTGGTGGCTCAACTGGGCGATCCGGCTCGGCACCGACGGCGACTACGTCGGCCTGATCGAGGCCACGGTCGACGAGGACAACGTGGCCAGCATGGCCTGGTATGTCTTCCCGGCCCGCCAGCGCCAGGGCTATGCCAAGGAGGCCGCGCTGCGGCTGCGCGAACACCTGGCCGACGCCTTCATGGCCGAGGCCTTCAAGGTCTTCATCGATACCCGCAACCAGGCCTCGATCGCGCTGGTCGAGTCGCTCGGCTTCAAGCGCGAGGCGCTGCTGCCCAACGCCGACAACTTCAAGGGCAGCAAGAGCGACGAATACCGCTACGGCTACAAGCCCGGCGGCGCGGCCAAGCCCGCCGCCAAGTCGGCCGCCAAGCCGGCCACGCGCAAGGTGCGCCGATGA